The nucleotide sequence aggatgcccggcttcagaacattccaggcattcccgtgattggcagatagcaggttaaTTGGCACCCCGCGAACACTGGGAAATGGTAAGTACAACACCTACTAGCcgaacacacagctgtctgtgcgggtcgctacaatatcCTCATTTTTTTCctgtctcatgatgccatctattttgtgaagtgcaccagtccctcctgcagcaaagcacccccacaacatgatgctgccacccccgtgcttcacggttgggatggtgttcttcggcttgcaagcctccccttttttcctccaaacataacgatggtcattatggctaaacagttctatttttgtttcatcagaccagaggacatttctccaaaaagtaccatctttgtccccatgtgcagttgcaaaccgtagtctggctttatgacggttttggagcagtggcttcttccttgctgagcagcctttcaggttatgtcgatattggactcattttactgtggatatagatacttttgtacctgtttcctccagcatcttcacaaggtcctttgctgttgttctgggattgatttgcactttttgcaccaaagtatgttcatctctaggagatagaacgcgtctccttcctgagcggtatgacggctgtgtggtcccatggtgtttatacttgtgtactattgtttgtacagatgaacgtggtaccttcaggtgtttggaaattactcccaaggatgaaccagacttgtggagttctacattttttttttatctgaggtcttggctgatttcttttgatttccccatgatgttaagcaaagaggcactgagtttgaaggtaggccttgaaatacatctacaggtacacctccaattgactcaaatgatgttaattagcctatcagacgcttctaaatccatgacatcattttctggaattttccaagctgtttaaaggcacagtcaacttagtatatgtaaacttctgaccaactggaattgtcaaacagtgaaataatctgtctataaacaattgttggaaaaattacttgtgtcatgcacaaagtagatgtcctaacagacttgccaaaatcatagtttgttaacaagaaatttgtggagtggttgaaaaattagttttaatgacttcaacctaagtgtatgtaaactttcgactttaactgtattctagtcatggctcatcctatataactactgctgtccacttcatatgtatatactgtattctagttcatcctatataactactgctgtccacttcatatgtatatactgtattctagtcatggttcatcctatataactactgctgtccacttcatatgtatatactgtattctagtcatggttcatcctgctgtccacttcatatgtatatactgtattctagtcatggttcatcctatataactactgctgtccacttcatatgtatatactgtattctagtcatggttcatcctatataactactgctgtccacttcatatgtatatactgtattctagttcatcctatataactactgctgtccacttcatatgtatatactgtattctagtcatcgTTAATCCTATATCATTTATTTTGGGTGGGATTATGtgggtattgtttgttttgtattgctaggtattactggactagaaacacaagcatttctctgcACCTGCGGTAACATCTGTGTACAAGACCATTAACTACTGCTgtcacttcatatgtatatactgtattctagtcatggttcatcctatataactactgctttcatatgtatatactggtgGGATAAACTTTCGTTTGACGCAGAACGCCATTTGGACTATTGGAGGATGAGAAAGACAAAGACACGACCATAGAGATAGATTACCAGAGAGGAAATAAGGTTCGAAACCACCGCACAATCGGTCCGCCATCTTGACTGATACCAGCTCTGATAAGCTCTGATAAGACAGTTTTCTCTCAATGGACACGATACTGAAGTTTCTTTTTTAAGCACAAGAGGAGGAACTTGGAGCTGTTAGGAACTGAGCTGTACTGTCCCGGCTAGCTTGTCGGCCATATTGAAGACATAACACAAAACGGATGTTCCTGAAGGAAACCAGTCTTGAAGTAGGTCGTTTTGTAATGTATATGTTTAGTATTTCAATAGGCAACTCGTTGGGTAGTGTTTGTTTTACCATGacggattaaaaataaataaaaactgtagaCTACAAAGTACGTCTTCCACATTGAAGAGGCACTTTTTTTTTGGTGAACAAATCTTTACGAACGAGTGACTTGATGAACGACTGACTGTACGAACTGTAGTGACTGAATGATTTGAGGTGACTACACATCTAGCATCAGCTCTACATGAAGAGAGCTTGATATGAAACAGATTTATCCGTGGAGTATGATCATCATCATCTATTGGATAGCTACAGTAGTGTCAGAAGATCCTCCGTACAATTCTCACAAAGTTTTAGACGTTGGTAAAAAAAAGAggaatatttatttttttaaagacatgtttgtttttttcccccccgtCATAAATTTACACACATCTCCAATTCAAATTGAAAAATACAAAGCAGTTGGCTTAGGATTTCCCTGGTTTGAATATTGAATCTGAAAAGGGGAAACGAAGGTCATAGGTCACAGCATACAAACACAGCAGTTTTCAATTGCGTTTCTCTATTCAATGGCAAACCGCCTCAGTAAGTATACGGTGTATTTGTCTATTCTATAGTAACTGACCTTTGTCAGGTCGTTTTGGCTCTTTACGTTTATCGATATGGACAGTGTACATTTGTGCTGACAATAACACAGATGACGTGCGAGTGCTTTGTGGTTTCATTTCCTTTTTTTAATAGACGTTGTATTATTTTCCATAGTATACTCTGCAGACAATTGTGATTGGAATATTGGTGCATAATGTTGAAGTACAtctttatatttactattttctacattgtagaataatagtgaagacgacAAAACTatgaataacacatatggaatcatgtagtaaccaaaatatattttatatttgagattcttcaaagtagccaccctttgccttgatgacagctttgcactcccTTGAcatactctcaaccagcttcatgaggtagtcacctggaatgcatttcaattaacatgtgtgctttgttaaaagttcatctgtggaatttctttccttcttaatgagtttgagccaatcagttgtgttgtgacaaggtagatgtggtatatagaagatggccctatttggtaaaagaccaagtccaaattatggcaagaacagctcgataaagcaaagagaaacgacagtccattattactttaagacatgaaggtcagtcaatctggaaaatttcaagaactttaaaagtttcttcaagtgcagtcgcaaaaaccatcaagcgctataatgaaactggctctcatgaggaccaccacaggaaaggaagaccatgagttacctctgctgaaaaggataagttcattagagttaccggcctcagaatttgcagcccaaataaatgcttccctaaacatcaactgttctgaggagactgcgtgaatcaggccatcATGGTTGAATTGAgtggaggaaaagcagccaacaagtgctcagcatatgtgggaactccttcaagattgatgggaaagcattccaggtgaggctggttgagagaatgccaagagtgtacaaagctgtcatcaaggcaaaagggtggttactttgaaaattcccaaatataaaatgtattttgatttgtttaacacttttatttggatgctacatgattctatatgtgttatttcatagttttgatgtcttcactattattctacaatgtagaaaatagtaaaaataaaaacccttgagtgagtaggtgtgtccaaacttttgactggtgctgttatatactgtacactctTACTGAGATATTTTATGAACGCAGGCCCCTGGTCCAGTCAAGTATTTGTTTAAATGTGTACTGAGATCAGCAGTTAGCTGTGAACTGGTAACGTGTGTATCTGTTTCCTCTGGTTGTCCTCCATGCGTCTCTTCCTGaacctcagctcctctctctccatccacgtCTCCTGACTGAAGTCTGGGAAGAAGAAACTGATCTCCCTCCGCGCCGACTCCAACGAATCTGGAAACGGGAAGACTTTTAAAATTCCTTTATGAGAAGAATTTTAAAATTCCTTTATGAGAAGAATTTTAGAATTCCTTTATGATAAGAATTTTAAAATTCCTTTATGAGAAGAATTTTAGAATTCCTTTATGAGAAGACTTAAAATTCCTTTATGAGAAGAATTTTAGAATTCCTTTATGAGAAAATTTTTAAAATTCCTTTATGAGAAGACTTTTAATTAGCCCAAGCTTGGGAAATTTACTTTAGCATGTTATGTTATTACACAACATCAAGAGTTTATTAAAGGGTTAATGGAAATGAATATTAGTAGAATCAACTAAATCTTTAAATGACATTGATGTTATTAAAGTTATGGCATTACAGTTTATGGTCAGGAGTCTCAACCACCAGCACCAGACAAAATATGAAGATAAAGTTGTATATGGGCTGTGATGCCCCCAAAGTATTGTAGACTGCAAATCAGTAGAGGAGATTACTCAAATGATTCTGGTTGTCTAATACAAAACCTATATTGATAGCTATCACACACAATTAATACCTAGATCATTTGATTGACAGCTATAAATAACTGTtgtgggtgttgtgtgtgtggtcccTCATacagaaacagtgtgtgtgtgtgtgtgtgtgtgtgtgtgtgtgtgtgtgtgtgtgtgtgtgtgtgtgtgtgtgtgtgtgtgtgtgtgtgtgtgtgtgtgtgtgtgtgtgtgtgtgtgtgtgtgtgtgtgtgtgtgtgtgtgtgtgtgtgtgtgtgtctacattatCAGGACCAGAATGTCCTAACAAGGTAAGAAAACATGATTTTTGAAGTCTGGACTTTTTTTCATGTCCTGTATTTGTTAAAATAGTTAATTCCTGAAAATGTACgtaagaaagtgtgtgtgtgcctgccagAGACCCTTGTTCTACAGATCTGAGCTGTTCCCCTGAACATCATCAATGTTTCTCTTTGTTAAGCGTGGCAGGACACACAGGCAGGACACACACTCAGTAACAACAGCTACATCCTACAATCTTCTATTAGAGAAACGGCGGTCAGTGTAGAGAGGATGAAGCCATATGTGTGTAGATAATACCAGGACAGAGGAAAAACCCTCACGCCATTGATCTGCTACTTGAAAAGTGGATCAGCGAGGCTTGAGATTTTTATTCTATCTCAATGGGTCTCAACTAGATCAATAAATAGATAGTcaataaatattttaaaaagcacCAAACCctgagccctggtcaaaactactGCATTATTAAAAAAGCAGCCATTTCAGACCCACAAGAGCCTTGGGGGCCTTACCAGACCCACAAGAGTCCTGGGGGCCTTACCAGACCCACAAGAGCCCTGGGGGCCTTACCAGACCCACAAGACCTCTGGGGGCCTTACCAGACCCACAAGACCCCTGGGGGCATTACCAGACCCACAAGACCTCTGGGGGCCTTACCAGACCCACAAGACCTCTGGGGGCCTTACCAGACCCACAAGACCTCTGGGGGCCTTACCAGACCCACAAGAGCCCTGGGGGCCTTACCAGACCCACAAGACCTCTGGGGGCACTTACCAGAGCCGTGTGTGGTATTCCTGGTGTCAGTGAGTCCGTACTGGGCTCTGATGGTTGAGGGAGAGGTATAGCGGGCCCTGAACACCTTGGTAGGACCCATCAGTTCTCTCCAGTGGGTTATGGCGTCCTCTCTAGCCAGGACGTAGGCCCGCATCGGACCACTGAATCACAACAGAGCaatggggggggggttcagaCTAGGGAGCCTTTTGACAAAGAGTTCCACCTAATCTGTGTGAGGTAGGATACATCAGCACAAGAGTATCATCTTTAAGATATCCAGCCAGTGAAGGCCGCAAATTATATTTGCTTTGTAAATATAATTGGGACTACAGGTCAAAATGCAATGATTGCTTAAAATGTCCGTATGATGAAAACATGGTAAAAGACCAGATCCACTCAGAGACATCCTACtcaaagaccccccccccccctcccatcgaTACACAGTAGCACAACGGGTGGTAAAAGACAACCCACCCCTCCCATCGATACACAGTAGCACAACGGGTGGTAAAAGACAACCCACCCCTCCCATCGATACACAGTAGCACAACGGGTGGTAAAAGACAACCCACCCCTCCCATCGATACACAGTAGCACAACGGGTGGTAAAAGACAACCCACCCCTCCCATCGATACACAGTAGCACAACGGGTGGTAAAAGACAACCCACCCCTCCCATCGATACACAGTAGCACAACGGGTGGTAAAAGACAACCCACCCCTCCCATCGATACACAGTAGCACAACGGGTGGTAAAAGACAACCCACCCCACAAAAGGAAAAGACTGTCGAacctaaaaaaacaaaaacaaacataaaaCAACCTTGACCGTTAGAACAAAACAAGGCTCTACTTCAAGCTGTGATGTTACACCAACACTCATCTATGTATTCTTTCAGGAGTTCAGAAcgagaaagaaaagaaaataaCATGGCCAAATGGAACACGATTCCCCATGTAGTGGGGCTTAAACCTGActcaggtcaaaagtagcacactgcatagggaatagggtgccatttggagccAAAGGCACGGGAGAACACCATTAGAAGCCAGAGGGGTGCCCTgcatgggggaaggggggggggtctataaaTGAGCTATGTTCTCCCCGGCGCCCAGCGTCCTCCTCGGCGCCCAAGCCCCTTTATGAATGAGCTGACGACAACAGACACCCCCCACAGAGCTGCCTCAAAGACTGGATGGATAGAAGTGGTTCGTATGGCTAACTTTTCTAATCAATATAGTTAGGCAATTTTAAACTGCTCACCTCCTGGGCCCAGTCTGCACAAGATAAGGGTTTAGCTGTCCTAAAGTTAAGTACATTTCCAGGAAGAAATCCTAAAGCATTATTTTCAAGAATCCCATTTCTTCTTAACTTTTTTCTTAGGAAGAAACTTAAGAAAAACCTAAAGAACATTTCCAGTAACTTTATTGAGGAATAGCAACTTTGCTTAAATTTCTTCTTAAGTCTATAGTTAAGGGGAAAAAATGGCAGTTAAGAAGATATTTCTTCTtaattttattgaacctttatttaacgaggcaagtcagttaagaacaaattcttatttacaatgacggcctaagaataGTGAACAAtccgacagatttgtaccttgtcagctcagggattcgatcaggcaacctttcggttactggcccaacgctctaaccactaggctacctgccgacccaaGTATCCTTAAAGTTTTGTGAATCCGGTCCCAGTACTTGAGTTTCCATGTGATTGCATCTCAGCAGTATGAATGTGACAACGGCCtcgtttacacaggcagaccaattctgGTTCTCTTTCCACTAATTGATCcgttgaccaatcagatcaagTCTTTTGTCCAATAATTGGACAAAATAGCAGAAGTGGAAGAAGATACGCCATCGAGTCGAAGTGACATACTGTGTCTAGTTGTCAAGATGCTTTTGTCTTCACATTTAATGGCGCTTGATCCGCATCACAGCGGGAGATAAAGGTAAatgtgtgaccaatacaatttgttAAAAGGGAAGTTAAACAATGAATATGAGTCAGAGGCGTGTGTCCCAAACGACAGCCTACCCCcttcatagtacactactttagtccaaatagggtgccatttgacacaCACGTTAAAGTTATGTTCGCTACATTAAAGTGTGAGGAGAAATGACTTGAAGCTTACCTGGACATGAACTCAACCAGTCTTTGGTAGAAGAACCGTCCTGAGAGATGAGACAAAACACACAAAGACGCATCAACGATATACGGTGGTTCTACGTGGTGATATGAGGCGGTTCTATGAGGAGGTTCTATGTGGTGATACGTGGCGGTTCTATGTGGTGATACGTGGCGGTTCTATGTGGTGATATGAGGAGGTTCTATGTAGTGATATGAGGACGTTCTATGTGGTGATACGAGGAGGTTCTATTTGGCAATATGAGGCGGTTCTATGTGATGAATGGGGAAGTTCTATGAAGTGGTTTTATGTGGTGATAAGAGGCAGTATGAGGTGGTTCTATGTGGTGAATGAGGAAGTTCTATGAAGTGGTTCTATGTGATGATAAGAGGCAGTATGAGGTGGTTCTATGTGGTGGTTGTTAGAGCCTGGCGCTTGTCCCCATGGAAACATGTATGCTTGCATTTggggcagcaggtaacctagtggttagagcgttggactagtaaccagaaggtaacccagtggttagagcgttgggactagtaaccagcaggtaacctagtggttagagcgttggactagtaaccagaaggttgcgagatCCAATGtacacgagctgacaaggtaaaaaaaatctgtcgttctgcccctgaacaaggcatttaacccactgttcctagaccgtcattgaaataatcataaataagaatttgttcttaactgacttaaataaaggtcaatttttaaaaaatgacttAACTCCCTTTggataaaaaatgtaaaagagtctgctaaatggatTATTATTGCAGTAAACATCTGATCAAgataatcaatatatatatacatacacagggcattcagaaagtattcagaccccttgactttttccacattatgttaagttacagccttattagaACATGgattatttttgttttatcttAACAAAATCTcaatccatctacacacaataccccataaagaaaaacaggtttttagaaatgttagaaatgttagcaaaatgtatttaaaataaaaaataaaccttATTTAGACCAAAGAGAGCTGGATGAATCATTCTGAGTTTTGACTGGTCTCTTTGCCACACCCACTGCTGACAgttgtataaaatcaagcacaccgccatgcaatctccatagacaaacattggccatagaatggccttactgaagaactcagtgactatcaacgtggcaccgtcataggatgccacgtttccaacaagtcagtttgtcaaatttctgccctgctagagctgccccggtcaacagtaagtgctgctattgtgaagtggaaacgtctaggagcaacaacggctcagccgcgaagtggtaggccacacaagctcacagagcgGGACCGCCTAGTGCTGAAGCGAGTAGctcgtaaaaatcgtctgtccacggttgcaacactcactaccgagttccaaactgcctctggaagcaacgtcagcacaagaactgttcgtcgggagcttcatgaaatggatttccatggccaagcagccacacacatgCCTAAGTTCACCATCCGCAATGCAAAGTGttggttggagtggtgtaaagctcgccgccattggactcaggagcagtggaaacgcattctctggagtgatgaatcatgtttCTTCATTTGGCAATCCGACGGACGAATGTGGGTTTGGCagatttaaaatgtttttattttacctttttttaacctttaggcaagtcagttaagaaccaattcttattttacaatgacggccgacaccggccaaaccctcccttaacccggatgatgctgggccaattgtgcgccaccctatgggactcccgatcgcggcccggttgtgatacagcccgggaccgaaccagggtctgtggtgactcctctagcactgagatgcagtgccttagaccactgcgccgctcaggatgccaggaaaacactacctgctcgaatgcatagtgccaactgtaaagtttggtggaagaggaataatggtcctGGGCTGTAtctcagtgaagggaaatcttaacgctacagcatatgtagcagtgtgatgttgttctcctagataatatataataataataatatatgccatttagcagacgcttttatccaaagcgacttacagtcatgtgtgcatacattctacgtatgggtggtcccgggaatcgaacccactaccctggcgttacaagcgccatgctctaccaactgagctacagaaggactattaTGCACACAAGGACCAATTAAAATAGACCAGGTCAAGAGGGGATGTTAATAATttgataataattataataattcagtgtgttttttatatatttaataacagctACATAGCTAATGTTATTCTTTGGTGTACAACTACTTTTTCATATCAATATTGTGCAtacatgtgtaacagtataactttagaccgaccctcgcccatacccgggcgcgaaccagggaccctctgcacacatcgacaacagtcaccctcgaagcatcgttacccatcgctccacaaaatccgcggcccttgcagagcaaaggggaactactacttcaaggtctcagagcgagtgacgtaaccgattgaaacgctatttagcgcgaacaccgctaactaagctagccgtttcacatccgttacatcagcaccaccgctaactaagctagccgtttcacatccgttacatcagcaccaccgctaactaagctagccgtttcacatccgttacatcagcaccaccgctaactaagctagccgtttcacatccgttacatcagcaccaccgctaactaagctagccgtttcacatccgttacatcagcaccaccgctaactaagctagccgtttcacatccgttacatcagcaccaccgctaactaagctagccgtttcacatccgttacatcagcaccaccgctaactaagctagccgtttcacatccgttacatcagcaccaccgctaactaagctagccgtttcacatccgttacatcagcaccaccgctaactaagctagccaatATTGTACATACATGTGATTGTAAAagttttgtatattttggtttggCCCATCGTGGGTTATCAGTTGTTCTCTTTTGCCTGACCTTCGGCATAGCGAGGTATGTTGTCCTTGGCTCCCAAATGGTTCAATATAAAACCGTGGTAATGTTACACAATGTGCTGTTATGTTACCATAACTTTGTTACAATGTGGGCAAGAACATTTTTTATGTTAACAAGTTTCACCAAGCTCGCTAACTAGGGTATCTATTGTAACTTGTGAGTACTTGGGACAGTGTTTGAGTGAGTGTCCATGTGCTTGCGCAGGTACCTGAGAGCTAGGACTGCGCCAAGGGTTAACATAATGTGTGTTGTTTCTTCGTGTGCagggaaaataaaaaataattcaaCCAGCAGACCTCCAGTTGTGGCAGCGTCCTAATTAAAAGTACACAACGCAGAACGAAccacgctacagcatacaataacattctagatgattctgtgcttccaactttgtgtaactgttgtttgtgtcgcactgctttgctttatcttggccagaggtcgcagttgtaaatgagaacttgttctcaactagcctacctggtaaaataaaggtgaaacctggttaaataaaggtgaaacctggttaaataaaggtgaaacctggttaaataaaggtgaaacctggttaaataaaggtgaaacctggttaaataaaggtgaaacctggttaaataaaggtgaaacctggttaaataaaggtgaaacctggttaaataaaggtgaaacctggttaaataaaggggaaataaaaACGAATTGTGCTGTTAAAGCTGTAGTTGAAGCTGTGCCTCAAAAAGCTTGTCACAGTTAAAAGTTGTTCAAGCAGGAAAATGGATAATTAATTTCTAGCAGACTCCACATAATAAACATGGGTCTGTCGGCCTTTTTTAGTTTGTTGTGATTGTAGCGGCTACAACTGGACAGCACATTCTATTACCAGACGGTGTCCATAGCATTCCTTCTGTTTGGCTTAAGCCTTTGACGGTTGACTTAACCTTCAGCTGCGTGCTCGGAAAAAAACCCATAGAGAATACTGTGGCGACCATGTGTTCATAACTCCGGATATTGACTCTGCCACACAAGCTTTATGTGGCACAGTCGGTGGAGCGCAGAgctacgggccagaaggttgagggactccctgccacagacgagctcactctccctgcctgtttcactACACTGGTGTCAGGAATATCACCACAGAcgagctcactctccctgcctgtttcattacactggTGTCAGGAATATCACCACAGAcgagctcactctccctgcctgtttcactACACTGGTGTCAGGAATATCACCACAGAcgagctcactctccctgcctgtttcattacactggTGTCAGGAATATCACCACAGAcgagctcactctccctgcctgtttcattacactggTGTCAGGAATATCACCACAGAcgagctcactctccctgcctgtttcattacaatacatATAAAACTAATGTGTTTTCTATGGTAGAACCATATCTAGCTTATAAAATGTACCTGCATGTTCCGAATAGCACCCATAAAGATACGTTCTAATTTGACGGTAGAACCATCTAGAACCTTACCTGCATGTTCCGAATAGAACCCATAAAGATACGTTCTAATTTGACGGTAGAACCATCTAGAACCTTACCTGCATGTTCCGAATTGAACCCATAAAGATATGTTCTTATTTGACAGTAGAACCATCTAGAACCTTACCTGCATGTTCCAAATAGAACCCATAAAGATATGTTCTTA is from Oncorhynchus gorbuscha isolate QuinsamMale2020 ecotype Even-year linkage group LG14, OgorEven_v1.0, whole genome shotgun sequence and encodes:
- the nme6 gene encoding nucleoside diphosphate kinase 6 gives rise to the protein MLITTSRCAKALQLTLAVIKPDAVAHPVILEALHQRILENNFIIVRSKDLVWRRQDSEKFYSEHAGRFFYQRLVEFMSSGPMRAYVLAREDAITHWRELMGPTKVFRARYTSPSTIRAQYGLTDTRNTTHGSDSLESARREISFFFPDFSQETWMEREELRFRKRRMEDNQRKQIHTLPVHS